The nucleotide window TATTCTCAATTGCAACAGCGGGAATGTGCAAAAACTGAGAAAAACCGCCCCAAAATTCATAGCCGAAGATTTTTAGATTATCACATACATTTTGGGATTTATTTTTACACCAATAACATCTTCCACATGGGACGGCTGGGGATATTCCCACCCTCTGTCCCTCATAATAAAGACCTTCATATCTACTTTTAATATTTTCACCAAGAACTTCAATGGTACCGACTATTTCATGCCCCAAAATAGTAGGTTGTTGTATCCTGGGACTTCCATGGTTAAAAATCCTTAAATCACTACCACAAATAGAGCATGCTTCAACTTTTATAAGCATTTCATCGCTTTTAGTACTAGGAATCGGGATATCGACTAACTCCAGCTTTTTAATACCGTAAAACATTATTGCTTTCATTACCCAAATCCTCACTTTCTTTCTATGATATGAACATAACCTAGCGGCCTATATTAAGTTTTTTCTTCGGCGCTAGGTATTCAGGATGCGCCTGCAAGCCCTACCCTGCGTCAACGCCTGGATATGATAGCTCATAGCGTATCTTACCAGGAGATTATCCTCGAGGAAACGGCCAGATTCCTTAAGAAACTTAACGCACCGGTCACTCTTGTTACCCTGGTTTCAGGGGAACAAAAGCGCCAATATGTCCCTTTGGATATTGATGTTTCACCCTTTGATAATTCTAGTTCCAAGAAAGAGGGGGTTTTCCAGAACCTATAAAGGCTTTGCCGGTTTGCGCCTATTTTCGCCTACCTCGGTAGGTAAGTAAGGCTACTGTGTAAATACCGAACTGCGGACCGGGAAACAGCATCGCCAAAAAGGTACTCTTTAAACTGCTTAAGCTGTTTAGAGGAGCCTTCTTGGTACTGAAATATGGCTGGCAGGAATTTTACTATTAACCACGAAGAATAATTTAAAAAGGCATTAAAAAAGTGGGGCATATTTATGTTTAGGGGTAAATTAAAACTAATTGCTTTGCTATTGGCTTTCAGCCTTTTGGGCAGTGGGACGATTATTGCCAGGCAATTTTTCCGGTTTCAAGAACCGGAAAACCAGGAAATAAAGACTGGCGATGATACCCCCAGCGAAACTGGCGGGTCTTTCAATATTCTACTTCTGGGTACCGATGCCCGGCCGGGTGAAAAAATCGGTAATACCGATACCATTATCGTTGCCCATTTCGAGGGAAACAGGCTGGCCTTGCTTTCCATACCTCGCGATAGCCGTGTATTTATTCCGAATCATGGCATGGATAAGATAAACGCCGCTTACAGCTATGGTGGACCTATGCTAACGGCCAGGCTCGTGTCAGATCTAATTGGAACTTCCGTGACTGAATACGCTTTGATACGGTGGAACGGCTTCATCAATATTATCGATATGCTGGGGGGCGTAACTGTAAACATAAAGCAGGATATGTATTATTACGATCCTGTCGATGGACCGGAATACAAAATTGCTTTGCATAAAGGTATTCAGCACTTAAATGGCCATCAAGCCCTGGCTTTTGCACGCTTCAGGGAGGAAGCGCTGGGTGATATTGACCGTACCGGGCAGCAGCAGGAACTCCTTAAAGCATTGGTACAACAGGTTATGCAGCCGGCAACTTTGCTGAAATTACCTCGACTCCTACCGGAAATTTATAGAGATGTCGAAACGAATATGAGCCTTGATGAGTTAATTGCCATAGCCAAAACAGCAGCCAACCTTAAAAATATAACTGTTGTTAGCCAAACTTTGCCGGGCTATTTTTTGAACTTAAACGGCATAAGTTACTGGGGGGTTAATCCGGACCAGGCGCGGCAGGTTGCTCAGGAATTATTTTTCTATGGTAAAACAACAAATGAAATTGTCCTGAATACACCTATCCAGCCTAACATAGCAGGCCGCCGTTCCGCAACCTCTAGTAACAAAAGTGTTTCTGCCGAAAGCCAGGTAACTCCAAAGGCATCCTTAAAGGAGGTTAAGCCGGCGGTACCAAAAACTGGTCAAGAAGCAGCCAATAACCAACAGGTTAAGACCACCGCACAACATTCCCCCAACATCTGGCAGCAAACAACTGGCGATGCACAGGCTTCTGCAAAAGCAACTGCTGCAGGAGCTAAAAGCAACAATCGTACCACCCAGGATAGCAACCAAACTACGCCGGCAGGTACTCAGGTAAGCAAAGCGGCCCGCTCTAATTAGCATTGTTGATGTGTCTGGGGTAAAACTTTTTTTGCGCCCCCTGCAGGCAAAATGGCATTATCTGCTCGTATCACGATGGTATGAGAAACATCCGCCAGGGCTGTTCGCTGAAAGGTATTTTTCGGCCCTCCGGTTTGCCGTTCCATACGTAAACTTGCGCCCTGACCGTCCCGCCTCCAGCCATCTCTACATCCGCTTCCTCCCGGCAGTAGAAGTCGGGGACGCCCTCATAGCGGTCCAGGCTTGCAAACGCTTGTTGGGGAATATAAAACACTTCACCCATTACTTTCCCTCCGGGTTCAGGGACGATTCCCGGAAAATCGGGCGCCACCTGGTACATGGCGTACCCGTACAGAACGCCGAAATACGGCCCGTAGCCGCCGAGGCGTTGCAGACGATTGCTGTGGATGCTCATCAGGGTGCCGTAAACAAAGATTGGCGTTTTTTCTTGCTTGGGCATATATAGGCGAGACCGATTACGCGCCGCCCACACGTAATACCCCCGGCCCCGATGGAAACAGATTTCATTCACAGTTACCGAGTTTCTCCCTTCGTTTTGAAATTTTATTGATAGTTTGCCGCTTATATTTTAAGCCAGTTGCCCGTAATTCTTAACCAGTTTTAAGGTAAATATTTTATGAAGATCGTATAATTAGCTTGCAAACAAAAATCATCGTTGAAGGGGGTTTCAAAATGCTCAAATTGAGAGGCAAAAGATGGCTCATTGGAGTGACAGCTCTTGTGCTGGTGATGGCCGTAGGAGCCGGAGTGGCTGCTGCAGCTAATACTGCGCCCGGTCAGCAAGCTGCCGAATTGAAACAGTTTTTTGTCTCCCGTCTGGCTGCCAACCTCGGCATCGACACAGCTCAATTAGAGCAGGCCTTCAAGCAATCGGCTCTTGAAACTGTGGATCAAGCTGTAGCCCAGGGCATAATCAATCAGGAAAGGGCAAACCAGATTAAACAAGCTGTTGAAAACGGCAACTGGAACGGGCTGGGGCTTTTCCTGGGGCCGCAATTCGGCAGAAAGCCCGCCGGCAAGATGCCCTTTGGTGGCCAGGCCTCAATAGCCTCCATTCTGGGTATGAGCCCGGCCGATCTTGCTAGCGAACTTAAGAGCGGCAAGACCCTGGCGGACATAGCGCAGGAAAAGGGCATGACACTCGATCAGATCAAAGAGAAGCTGGTGGCCCAGGAAAAACAAGCATTAGACCAAAAAGTAGCCGAGGGCAAAATGACCCAGGATAACGAAAATAAAATTCTTTCGCGCCTTCAGCAAATGGATCTAAACAAACTCGGAAGATTTGGCGGACATGCAGGAAAGGTCCGCCAAGCGGAGCCTACGCCTTCCGTCCAGCAGTAATATGAGTAATATGTTGGAAAAGTGAACCCTGGGCAACAGCCAGGGTAAAAAGACTCACGCCGGCAGACACCGTTCCTCCCACGGTGTCTGCTTTTTTTAAAGTCTGAGCATGGGAAAAACGCTTCACAGTTGGAACAAAGGTGCGGAGGAGTTCTTCGGTTATACGGCCGAAGAAATCATCGGGCGTCCGCTCACCCTTTTTTTCCCGCCTGAAGGCAAGGATGAAGCAGATGCTTTACTTACCAGGATAGCTGCCGGTGAAGAACCCGGAAATTATGATGCTTTACGATTAGCTAAAGACGGGCGGAAGGTCTTTGTATCCATCACAGTCTCGTCGGTAAAAAATGAAAACAGGAAGATTCTGGGAGCTTCGGTTATCGCCCGGGATATAAGCGATTTGCGAGGCAGTGCGTCAAACGACCGCCAGGCACAGCTATCGTGGTGGATTTGATCTTAAAGCACCATGAATGGTGGGACGGTCGGGGTTATCCCCTGCAGATTAAAGCTGAGGATATACCGCTGAAGTGCCGCCTCCTGGCCATCGCCGATGCATACGATGCAATGACCAGCGAAAGACCCTATCGCCGGGCCATGAGTCACGTCCAAGCCGTTGCCGAGCTACGCCACCATGCCGGAACCCAATTTGATCCCTATCTGGTAGAAAAATTTTTACAGGTAATTTCTAATTCAACTTAGTACCTGCGTTTATCAAGCGGGACGGCTATTGATTTACAAAGCCGTATTTTTTCTGGGGCCACCTATAATGTATGCCGCCCTTCCGTCGGTCCGGCGGAAGGTGTCTTTTCTTTCAGGTGATTCCGGTAGACTTCCCAGCGATCGCGCAGTAAATCCCGCAGATAAGGTTCTAAATTTCGTACCTGCAGCAATCGTGCCAGCCACTGGGTGGCGGTTAGATAATTTCCCAAACGTCCCTCTAATTCTCCGATTAAATAAATAATCAGGTTGGCGTTTCCTCCTCCGGGGCTCTCCTTCTGGTAGGCTTCCTGATAAAGGTCGCAGGCATAACGGAGGTACTTTTTCTCCTCCTCTTCGTTCCCTTCATAGCGGTAAAACCAGGCAATGTGCAAACACAAACCGGCCAGTACCGATCGCTTTTCTTGATTCAAGTTGCCGCAAAGTAAACCCAGCTTATGTACGTTTAAGGCCTCATGCAAATTACGCCTACCGGTATAATCCTTGTGGGTGATCTTTTGGATATATTCCTTCAAAATCAATTCCCGGCGTTCTTTTTTGACAGGACCGAAGTTGGTGGTAAAAGCATAACCGCAATGGGGGCAAACGGCCACTTCGTAAAAATAGGGGTTTTCGCCTTCAAAATAGGTACACAAATCGCTATCGCGTTTCACCTGGCGTATCTGGCTCAAGCGCAGCTTTTTATTGGTGAATTCCCGACCGCAGAAAAGGCATTGGTAGCGTTTATCGTATAGAGGTTCAACGGCAGTTGCCACTTCCATCCCTTCTCGTGTTTTCTCTGATGGTGCGTTTATTTTACTTAATTCTCCATCCGGGTTTAAGTTCCTACCTAAAACATTAAAAAATCCCCCGTGGCCGGCAAAGCAGACGGCGTAAACTTACTGTTTCACCTGTAAGGTCCGGACCAGAGCGGCGGCCGCTTCGGCGCGGGTGATGTCGTGGGCCGGGTCAAAGGTAAAGCCGTCGCCCTTTATGATCCCCAAACCCCACGCCAGGGCCGCATAACCTAAAGTTTCTGGGTTTAAAGAAGATGAATCGCGGTAAGGTACCCTGTAGATGCCTTCTATGCGGGCGACCCGTTCCAGGTTCAGGTAGCGGATCAGGAATTTGGCCAGGAGTTCCCGGCTGACGGCGGCCCCGGGCTCGAGGTTTTCCTTGAGCCACTTCTCTTCCCGGGCCCGCTGCAGAATCTCCCCATCCTTCAGGTCATGATAACCCCAGACGCCGTATCGGGACATAAGCATGGCCCGCAGCAGGGAAACAACGGTCACCTTCTCGTCGGGGTGAAAGGCATCTTTGTACTCGCCGAAGATCCCGGCCTGGCCCAGGAGGCTGATTTCCTTTTCGGCAAAATTGCCGGCGATGTCGTTAAAGCGATAGGGCCGGGGTTGCCGGCCGATGGGTTTGCCTTCCCAGTCCAGGAACTGGCCGGTCCTGGCGTCGATCATGTTCGAGGTAATAAAGGGAGAATTGCCCAGGGGCTGGTAGACCAGGCGTATCTCGCCCCCATCAGTGCTGCCCGGTCGGTAAATGCGGGTATAGCTCAGGGTCAAG belongs to Moorella humiferrea and includes:
- a CDS encoding LCP family protein; this translates as MFRGKLKLIALLLAFSLLGSGTIIARQFFRFQEPENQEIKTGDDTPSETGGSFNILLLGTDARPGEKIGNTDTIIVAHFEGNRLALLSIPRDSRVFIPNHGMDKINAAYSYGGPMLTARLVSDLIGTSVTEYALIRWNGFINIIDMLGGVTVNIKQDMYYYDPVDGPEYKIALHKGIQHLNGHQALAFARFREEALGDIDRTGQQQELLKALVQQVMQPATLLKLPRLLPEIYRDVETNMSLDELIAIAKTAANLKNITVVSQTLPGYFLNLNGISYWGVNPDQARQVAQELFFYGKTTNEIVLNTPIQPNIAGRRSATSSNKSVSAESQVTPKASLKEVKPAVPKTGQEAANNQQVKTTAQHSPNIWQQTTGDAQASAKATAAGAKSNNRTTQDSNQTTPAGTQVSKAARSN
- a CDS encoding gamma-glutamylcyclotransferase family protein, yielding MNEICFHRGRGYYVWAARNRSRLYMPKQEKTPIFVYGTLMSIHSNRLQRLGGYGPYFGVLYGYAMYQVAPDFPGIVPEPGGKVMGEVFYIPQQAFASLDRYEGVPDFYCREEADVEMAGGGTVRAQVYVWNGKPEGRKIPFSEQPWRMFLIPS
- a CDS encoding PAS domain-containing protein, whose product is MGKTLHSWNKGAEEFFGYTAEEIIGRPLTLFFPPEGKDEADALLTRIAAGEEPGNYDALRLAKDGRKVFVSITVSSVKNENRKILGASVIARDISDLRGSASNDRQAQLSWWI
- a CDS encoding DUF2225 domain-containing protein, coding for MATAVEPLYDKRYQCLFCGREFTNKKLRLSQIRQVKRDSDLCTYFEGENPYFYEVAVCPHCGYAFTTNFGPVKKERRELILKEYIQKITHKDYTGRRNLHEALNVHKLGLLCGNLNQEKRSVLAGLCLHIAWFYRYEGNEEEEKKYLRYACDLYQEAYQKESPGGGNANLIIYLIGELEGRLGNYLTATQWLARLLQVRNLEPYLRDLLRDRWEVYRNHLKEKTPSAGPTEGRHTL